Sequence from the Xenorhabdus nematophila ATCC 19061 genome:
ATGGCAATGGGCAATATCATTGGTTCGAATGTGTTCAATGTCACCCTGGTATTGGGTATCCCCGCCATACTTTCTCCCAGTGTCATTTCACCTGATGCTTTTTCCCGGGATTTTTGGGTCATGATCGCAGCCAGTGTACTCTTTACGGTGTTCTGCCTGGGAAGAAAACATCGGTTGAACCGATTAAATGGCATTTTATTATTGGGCTGTTTTATCACTTATTTTATCGTACTTTTTGTTTCTAATTATTACGGTACTGAATTACTGTCTTAAGTCATTGCTGATTGAATGGGAAAAGAGTGAGAGTAGAAATGCCAAAAATCGATTTTCAACAAGCAGGTAAAAAAGTATTACACATCGAACTCGATGGACTAACCAGTCTGGAACAATACATTAATGATGATTTCAGCCAAGCCTGTGAACTAATGTTTGGTTGTGAAGGAAAAGTCATTGTCATGGGAATGGGCAAATCCGGTCATATCGGGCGAAAAATTGCTGCGACATTTGCCAGCACCGGCACGCCTTCATTCTTTGTCCATCCTGGTGAAGCCAGCCATGGCGATCTCGGCATGGTAACACCAAAAGACCTTGTGCTGGCAATTTCGAATTCTGGCGAATCAAATGAAATTCTGGCTTTAATTTCTGTGCTTAAGAGACAAAAAGTTCCGCTCATCTGCATGACCAACAATGATAACAGCAGTATGGGAAAAGCCGCCGATATCCATTTATGTATTAAGACCCCTCAGGAAGCCTGCCCATTAGGGTTAGCACCAACCACCAGCACGACAGCAACACTGGTCATGGGGGATGCTTTAGCCATTGCACTTCTGCAAGCCCGGGGTTTTACTGCTGAAGATTTCGCACTCTCCCATCCCGGTGGCGCACTCGGTCGCAAACTACTATTGCTGGCCAGTGATTTAATGGCCACGGGTGACGATATTCCCCGTGTTTCCCGTACCGCGACCTTACGCGAGGCTTTAGTGGAAATTACCCGCAAGAAACTGGGCATGACAGTTATCTGCAATGATAATATGCAGATTCAGGGTATTTTCACCGATGGTGATTTACGCCGTATTTTCGATATGGGCATTGATTTAAACAACGCCAAAATTGCTGATGTCATGACGGCTGGTGGTATCCGTATCAAACCCAATTCGCTGGCTGTTGATGCCTTGAATCTGATGCAATCACGCCACATCACGTCTTTACTGGTCACAGAAGGAGACACATTGCTTGGCGTACTCCATATGCACGACCTTTTGCAGGCCGGTGTTGTCTGACACAGTTGTATAAAGCTAATTTAAAACAAACAGGTATTGCAACAAACAAGTATAGTATGCCAAATGCTTTCAGGTTGCCGCCAGCCAACAGGGCAACAACTTGAAAGAGGAAGGATTTAAACCTTAAGAGAATGTCTTAATGAATCAAAAAGAGTATCTGGACACCTGTTATGGTCCGGTCAGTAAAGATATTATCGAAAAAGCCGGTAAAATTTGTCTTCTGATCTGCGATGTCGATGGCGTAATGTCTGACGGGCTGATCTATATGGGCAATGAGGGCGAGGAACTGAAAGCCTTTAACGTGCGTGACGGTTACGGCATCCGTTGTTTAATCACCTCGGGTATTGACGTTGCGATTATTACCGGGCGTCAGGCAACCTTGCTGGAAAATCGGGCAAAAACACTCGGTATTACACATCTTTACCAAGGTCAGAGCGATAAGATTTTGGCGTATAAAGAACTGTTGGATAAACTAGCATTACAGCCAGATCAAATTGCCTATATTGGTGATGATCTTATTGACTGGCCTGTCATGGCACAAGTTGGATTATCTGTTGCAGTGGCTGATGCCCATCCACTGCTGTTGCCAAAGGCAGATTATGTGACCCGGATTGCAGGCGGTCGTGGTGCAGTCAGGGAACTTTGTGATTTGGTGCTTTTCGCTCAGAATAAGCTGGAAAGTGCCAAAGGGTTATCCATATAAATTAAAACTGAAAAAGAATGAGCAAAATTCAATCCTGGCTGATCGCAATACTCGCACTGATCGCGCTTGCGCTCATTGGCTGGCATTTATCGAATGTCAATGACGATTCGTCATCATCCATTGTTGATGACGGCTATCCGACTTATCAAACACAGGAAGCGGTTACCTTTGTCTATGATCCGGAAGGTAAACTGGCTTACAAATTAGTGGCTGATGATGTCAAAAACTTTGCAGATACAAAGCTGACCTGGTTTACCAAGCCCGTATTAACGACCTATGATCCCAACAGCCTCTCCGGCACCCTGAAAGACACATGGGCAGTCAGCGCCGACAAAGCCAAACTAACCAATGACCAGATGCTCTATCTGTATGGGAATGTCCTGGTGAATAGCCTGAACAATGCCTCACAATTGCAGAAAATCACCACAGATAATGCAACGGTCAACCTGACAACCCAGGATGTCGCATCCGATGATCAAGTCACTCTTATTGGCATTGATATAAAATCTGTTGGCATGAAAATGCGCGGCAATCTGAGAAACAAAACTGCTGAACTGATTGAAAAGGTGACTACTCAATATGAGATTCCACATGAACAACCTAATCCGTAATACCGTTATTGCCAGTACACTTTTTGCGGTCAGTTTGCCTGTACTGGCTTTGAAAGATGATACGAAAAAACCCA
This genomic interval carries:
- the kdsC gene encoding 3-deoxy-manno-octulosonate-8-phosphatase KdsC, producing the protein MNQKEYLDTCYGPVSKDIIEKAGKICLLICDVDGVMSDGLIYMGNEGEELKAFNVRDGYGIRCLITSGIDVAIITGRQATLLENRAKTLGITHLYQGQSDKILAYKELLDKLALQPDQIAYIGDDLIDWPVMAQVGLSVAVADAHPLLLPKADYVTRIAGGRGAVRELCDLVLFAQNKLESAKGLSI
- the kdsD gene encoding arabinose-5-phosphate isomerase KdsD, producing MPKIDFQQAGKKVLHIELDGLTSLEQYINDDFSQACELMFGCEGKVIVMGMGKSGHIGRKIAATFASTGTPSFFVHPGEASHGDLGMVTPKDLVLAISNSGESNEILALISVLKRQKVPLICMTNNDNSSMGKAADIHLCIKTPQEACPLGLAPTTSTTATLVMGDALAIALLQARGFTAEDFALSHPGGALGRKLLLLASDLMATGDDIPRVSRTATLREALVEITRKKLGMTVICNDNMQIQGIFTDGDLRRIFDMGIDLNNAKIADVMTAGGIRIKPNSLAVDALNLMQSRHITSLLVTEGDTLLGVLHMHDLLQAGVV
- the lptC gene encoding LPS export ABC transporter periplasmic protein LptC, whose product is MSKIQSWLIAILALIALALIGWHLSNVNDDSSSSIVDDGYPTYQTQEAVTFVYDPEGKLAYKLVADDVKNFADTKLTWFTKPVLTTYDPNSLSGTLKDTWAVSADKAKLTNDQMLYLYGNVLVNSLNNASQLQKITTDNATVNLTTQDVASDDQVTLIGIDIKSVGMKMRGNLRNKTAELIEKVTTQYEIPHEQPNP